In Chitinophaga sp. H8, the sequence CTCCAATAAAAAAATTAACCTCTTTCAGAGATAGAAAGGTAGATTGAAAACCTCTAAAATTATCAAAGTATAAAATGGGCATTCGAGGAATTTTTTATTTTACTTTTTTGTTGCCAGATATCTACGGTGTGATTAAACCAGCTTTCAGATAACCTATGTTCAATAGAGGGGTATAATATTGATATATAGGGTAAATCTCAATAATATAGGAACTATCCCTGATTTAATTTGTACAAAAGGCTAATTCACAGGTCCATGTTCACAATCTGATATATGAAATAACTGAAAAATGAAGCTAATGTTCACAACATTATGCTTGAACAATATACAAATTTATACTGAATATATATCCAATAGATTAATAGGGGAAATAAGGTCTCACTCCGGCGTCAGTCGGCAAAAAGGGCGCCAGGCCCTCGCTTGCCCCTTCCGCTGCGCTACAGGGGCTGCGCTCCGTCCTGTCACCCTTTTCGCGCTCCCTCCGCCTTCGTTCGGGCAGCTCCCGGTCTGGCTAAGGGCTGTTTTTACAATTGGTGGCCTTTATGCCTGCCATCCCTCCGCTGCCCATTTTGTCCGCCCCCCGCCCGCCACCCCCGGCCTTTCATTTTTGATTTTGCCGTCCGCTGGCGCTCCCGGCCAGACATAGGTCGAAGGCGCGGCCAGCTGCGGCTCGCCCTCGCTTGGCCCTTCCGCTGCGCTCCAGGGCCTGCGCTCTGGCTGCCGCCGCAGCGGCCGGGGGTGGAAGGGCGGCGGGGGCGGGGCGACAGTAATCCTATTTAGCGGGAGATTATAGCTGCCCAACATTTGTACCCTGATCAACAGCTGGGAGATGAACGGGGAGAATAAAGCGGAGATCATAATGGGACAGCATTTAAATGAAAAAAGCGAAAAAGAAGAAAGCAAAAATACCCAGCACCAGGTGGATCTACCAAAAGACTACGGCATAAAGCTTTAGAATATATTCTCAGCATTTTATCCTGCACCAGCGACACCAAGCCATCGGACGACATCACCCACGCATTTATTCCGTTTCCTTTTGGTAGATCCACCTGCGCTGGGTGCGAAGAGGGCTTTCTTTTTTTCCCTTTTTTCTTTTAAAAGCTGCCCCCCGGAGCGTTGAACACCAACCTTTTAACCCCCTAAACACAACCATTATGTTTTACATTAAAAAGTTTGTTACCTACTGGGCCATCTACAATTGTGCTAATGGCGCCAGCCGTTTGCTCACCACACGCGAGCAGGAAGCCGTTGCCCGGGAGTTTCCGGAGTTGACCTGCCGGCAGGTCGTCACAGTGTACTTTGCAGCCGTAAACAGCATAAAACTAATGCCGTAAACAGATAGGCCCGGGATTATCCCGGGCCTATCTGTTTACTTCCTTTGAAAAAGCGGTTCTTTCACGCTCGGCAGCCTCCAGACCGCAGTGGTCCCCCCAATGGATCGGCCCCGGCCTCGCCAACACACGGCCCCCGCACCTGGCTAAACAGGTGAATTATCATAAAGCCTACCGGCACAGCAAAATATTGCCGATCTGCCATACCGGCAAGCCTTTACTAATGCTGTTGTGAATTTGGGAAAAAGGAGGTGGGGAGGGTTAGCGCCTTTTTAGGGCTTTTTGTTCCAGGTGAAATTTTTCCCTGGCTTCTTTCAGGTCTTTCAACAATAAATCAGGATGGCCCCAGTACTTCAGGCTTAACTCTTCCCTGATTTTTCTTACTTCAGCCACTGCGTCATACTTTTTACTTTTTTTCATGGTCATTTGGCTTTAAGATTTCGCGCGGGGTCCTGATTTCAATTATGCGGTACCCCATACGCAAATTTATAGAATTATAGAGTTTAATCCGGTCAAGGTTTACAATATGTTTAAAGTTCCAGCTGGCGAGGATATCAGCACCGTGCAGCGTAGCCAGCGCTATATGTAGTGCATCGTTATAACATTTATTGCTCAAAGCTCCTTCCGCAATATAGGTTTCCGCCAGTTTAATCGCTTTGGGATGGCCTTTGATCTCAATCTTATAACGGTTCGGAATTTCTGTCAATTTGGCCTTTACTTCATCTTTCGCAGGGTCCAGCTCCATCATCACTATATCAGACAAAAGCAGCTTTTTTATACCTAATCTGAACTCATTAAGCAGCGCATTGCTGTGTTCTTTAAATTCCTTATCAAAACAACCTCCAATAACTGAGGTGTCAGTATAAACATGAATCATAAAAATGGTTGGAGAGGTTAAAAACAATGTTGCATTCCTGGTTTGTATTCTGTTGGGGTAACTATTAGAATACGGTTTTCGCTGCCGGACTAAGTCGGCGCTTTGCGGTGTTTCATTAAATATGGTTTTGGGTTAACAGTTAATTGCCGGGTTCCTGTGGGCGGCGGTTCATGATACAGTCCGCCCTCAGTCACCTGGTGTTCAGGTGGAGCTGTCCTATTTCTGCCAAAATGGTTTTTCTGGAGGCGCTTTGCGGGTAATTGTAATGATCAGTTTTCGGTTTTCGATAGCAATAGAGATGCTATCTCCAATATCAAAGCCGGCTCTTTGCAGCCATATGCCGGATAGGTTTAACCATGGCACTTTTATCCAGTGACAGAGCCGCTCCGAACTTTTATAATGCAGTTTGGCTTTTCTTTCATTTGGCTGGTTTTTCATAAAGTTGATAATTTTCTACAAATATAACTAAAATGTAGATAATAGTAGTCTTTAAATGTCGTGTTTTGTAGAGTTTTGGGTCATTTTATTGTCATAAAAAGTTGATAATAATCTACTTTTCCGGCTTTGCTAGTTCGTCATGATGCCTCTACTTCATATTAAATTTTAAATCAGTAGTTTAGCGCGAAAATCATCCATTATGACGTTTGGTGAAAAAGTTACCATAGCCAGAAAACAAAAAAAGTTAACACAGACGGAGCTGGCCGATGCGACTGGCACATCGCGGGATATTATAGGAAAGTATGAACGCGATGAATCAAAACCCTCAATTGAAATAGCCGCCAGAATTGCGGAAGTCCTGGATAGTTCACTGGACTTTTTGATAAGAGATATTAACCGAGAAGACGTACTAGCAGAGAAAATCAAACAACTTTCACCGATCAATAGAGAATACGTTATGGCTGTAATTGAAGCATTTGAAGCTAAAGAGAAATTACAGGGCAAAAGATAAAGGCTCCCGCTTGCGCGGAAGCCTTTACAACCAAACAAATCCCAAAGGTAACCACACCTTAGCCGGGAAACGATTTAACAGCGGTCTAACCGCCTTCTTTTGACACTGCTGTCTGACTGACCCCGCTCATGACAGTACCGGCAACAGCGATATAACCGGCAATTTTCACGATGATGGCGGGGATGGCGGGAATACCCATCAGGGCGCCGCTAATCGCTGTCAGGATCAAACCTATATTGCGCACCTTACTGAAAAAAGGTGGTGTCGATGCGGTGAGTCGTTGTGCAAGTTTCATACGCACAATTTTAGAAGTGAAGAAAAGCCGGCCCATACAGGCCGGTTATTATGGGTTTGGTGCTGCCGGTATACCGGAGATGTCTACCAGTGCCAGCGCGTTGTAAGCGCCGTTTTTAAGGCTATATAAAGCCCCGTTAACTTGCTGGTAAAACTCTACACCCAAAGCCAGGAACAACGGCTTAGTAGTGTTGTCTGTCACGTTTACTGTCAAAGCCATGACAGCAGTAGCCGTGGCATCGATGGGCAATTCAGCACTTGCTGCACTGCCGTTGATGAACGTTTCTGCCTCGAAGTCGATTTCCGCACCAGCTGCCAAAACTTTGAAATGGGTGGCACCTGCAGGAGCGGCCACCATGTTGACAGGAACGAACGGCGGAATATCGGCAACCAGGGTACCGGCAGCGCGATCAATGGCCGTGGTGAACGGGGCGTATAACGTACCGCCCAATCGGGCATTACTGTTGAACTCAAAACCTTTGAGCAGTTCCGCCTCACCGTCAATAACGTTGCGCTGACCGCGTACATTGGTTGCATCTGCCTGGATCACCTTCACCATTTCACGGGTCAGGCGGGATGACATATAGCTATCCCCGATGTTCAGGAGCAGCGCCCGGAAGGCTGTACGTAACAGCTTACCGGCTTTGCCGGCACGACCGAATTCCGCGCCGTTTTCACGGGTCCGGATAAACGCCGGATCTGTTGCAATCCGGCTGGCATCTACGCCGCCTTTCTCACGTGCCAGGTGTCCGGCTTTCGTTTTGTAAAAGGTGATATTGCCGATTGTTCCTTTCAGGGGAATGATTCCACTTTGTCTTGCCATATAGAAACAATTGAATGATAGAATGGGCTGTTTACATAGCCAAGCCCGTTAGGCTCACATCTGCGCAGGATGCAGTACATTTGCGGTAACCACCCCAAACCTAAGCCGGCATTTTAACCCAGAAAAATTTCCATTCCGATTATGCCATTTTCGCAGAAAATAGTACCTAACCGCATAGTGATTTATGCAAAAGATGTGATGAATATCACTGGCAGAAGTGAGTGCACAGCTAGGAAGATACTGCAGCAGATAAGGCAGACAACAGGTAAGAAAAAGGGAGATATGGTAACAGTGGTTGAGTTTTGTCAATTTGCTGGCATCGATCTGAATCTGGCAAGAGATTTTCTTGTTTAAACGTGATGGCAGTTTGAAACCCATATTAGGCATGTATAAAGCGCTACTCTATACTTTTAAGGATAGATTATTATTCCTTGCTGAGAAGGTTTCTAGTAAAAATTTACACATTGATCCAGATAAATTCACAGCAAGTTCAGCGTGTCTTGACGACGGCTTAAGTTTTTTGCTATTTGAGCCATGAGCGTCTCCGTGCTTGTTTCTAATCCCAGCTAATCCATCAACCACCGTTTGGCACCCTCCTAAAATTTGTTTAAATATCTGTTCCGTATGTTGTTCTGGTGATAGGTTTAAGTTTGTTGCAGTTTGCTTATATAACTTGTTTAATTCTAAATTCTCATCGTATTCGATATTTAGATTTTCTAAAATGTGCTTACAAACCGTCTCTAAGAGGGATCTTGCTGATGTTATTGCACCATCGGGATCGGCATTTAATCTAATTAACGATTTACTCCATGACTCATTTATATAGTTTAGATTAATTTCGACTTTGATCTTTTGTAGTAAGTCATGTGCCAGAACGGCACTTAGCTGATCGGATTCTGAAATGAGAGCACTTAAAGTATCGTTAAGGTATTCCCTTCGGGGACGGTAGCCGCCTTGGCATTTTATAAATTCCCAAAAATGTTGTAGCTCTGGGCTATTTATAATGTAATCGGGGACATGAGGGGAAAGCACTGAATGATTTAACAAATCTTGTCTTAGTTTCGTGTAATGAGATTCTTGAACGGGTATGTTTTGAGACCTTGTTATTAGTAGGGATGTGAAGTAGTGAGTTTTCTGTTTATAGTCTGCATCCTTTTTCTGCCAAGCAGATCGAAGTCTTTGAATATATTCTGTCTGAATACCAATGGACTCTAGGTCCTCTATTACAGCGTCAATTGACGGAATATACTGTAAAAGAGGAATTGTATTTTCGAGTAGATTGGTTATGGTCTTAAAAAAATGGTCCCGGGAGATGGTTAGTTGCTTATTTAGGAAACGAGCTAGGACTTCATCTTCCGATTTGTTGAAAAAATTCATGAAGTCAAAAGGGTCATTGCTCTTTTTGATGCCCTGAGATGCTTCCGAAAATTCATTGGTCAGATTCAACTTATTAGTAATTCTTACGAATTCATTTTCATTAAGTAGTTTGGGAAATCCTAATTCTTTCAGGTCATTATAAAGGGGCTCTATCGCTGCAATTATTTCCATTTGATTGCGTTGGTTTAATTATAGTAGCTTATAAAACTTTAAGAAAGTTTGATGCTTTTGTGTATGCTGCATCATATCTTTCATGGGAATTTATCTTGATGCTTTCTAACGCTTTTTGATACTCCTCCCTACTTAGGCTATACCCTTCGATGCCAAATCTCTCAAGGACGTTTTGGACCGGTTGTTTTCCCCAGGAATCTTCCATTTCACCATCAGGATGAACAATAACACAATGGCAAAAACCGGGTTTTGTATTCTGAAATTGTTCAGTATATCTTGACACTATAATGGCGGTTGCCTGATACCCTCTTACATCTTCTAATGCAGCTGCATAGACTGTACACCATCCAAATGAAAATTGTGCAGCCCATTCAGCTGGAATATGAGGATTTAGTCGTACAATAATTTTATCTAAAAAACTCTTATTATTTTTAATTGCATCTTCGGCCTTAGTAATTTCAATTTCAGAGGCCTTAACCCTTAACGGTAGGCTCAAAAGCTTTTCTTCACTATAGAATCTTGTTATAACAGCGCCAATAGGAGGATGGGCCCTTTTTTTTGCAATCGGTAAAATCACGTACTGATTGAATGCTTCAATACGTCGCTTCCCTGTAAAGTCGTAAATAATGTCGCGATCTGTTCCAACATAAACTCTTAAGGGAACCATATTATTTTCAGTTTGGGTATTATCAGTTCCCCACCAATCTACATGAAGAAGCCAACCTGTCATTCGTGCTAACGCTATAGCAAAATTCACTCCGTCAGTATTCTCCCAACTTTTAACTAGATCGTCACGAAATTTGCTTTGGGCCTTAGTATTTTTGCTTGCCATATAGACTAGTATAGTGGGTTTTAGTACAGAATAACGTGTTTTTCAATATAAATTTAAAATTTATATTGAAAACTAAATAGAAAATGCAGTACGTATGTTAAACTAAACTAATAAATGCTGTCACATTAATAATGTTAGCTTTAGAAAAGATTGAATTACTAAGAAGGGTTTTTTATCTGCTCTGCTATGTTTTGTGATTATTTAGCAAGGCTTTTCGTATCTTCGTACTGTTTACAAGTTCTTTCAAATCCCCACAAAGTAAGCTATTTCACGAGTCTACAAAATCGTCTACAGTAGCCAATAACTCCTCGGAAAGCAGCGGCAATTAAGCCTTTGATATAGTCCCAGCGGGATCACAAAATAAAACAGGTTCGAATTCACGAACCTGTTTTACTTTTGTCATATCACAAATCGAACTGAAATATGAGAATAGCGATAGTAGGTGCTCACAAGGTTGGTAAAACGACATTGGCGGAAGAACTCCTGGAGCATCTTCCAGGCTATACACTCGAAATGGAACCATATTATCAATTGGAAGCTTCAGGGTATGAATTTTCAGAAATTCCTACTGTAGAGGATTTTATAGAACAGTTTAATTGTTCGGTCAAATTGGTTTCCAAAAGCGAAGGCAATGTAATATTCGACAGATGTGTTATTGATATCCTGGCATATCTTCATGTTATTGATCCAGGCAGGAATATTCAATTACTATTTGAAACAGCCCAAAAAATAATTGCTGAAATCGATCTGCTGGTGTTTGTTCCTATAGAAGAGCCAGACCTGATATCCGGTCATCAGACAGATCAGCCAAAGCTCAGAAGCCGGGTTAATGATTTGTTGTATGATTGGATTGGAGATTTAAGCATAGAGGCGATTGAAGTAAGTGGCACTTTGTCGAATCGCAGAGACCAGGTACTCGCTGAAATTTCACGATAGTATCAAGGCTGTTGCTTGTTATCATTGCCAATTTTTGCCAATCTATTGGTGATGATAATTTATTATCGCCTAGTAGTAGTGTATTGGGATTTTTTCCTTAATCCTGCTGGAACCTTCCAGGTAGAAATTCAACCCCGTTTTTTGTTCAATATAAATAATTCAAGGAGTTTGAAGAAGATACTACAATTGCAACAGATTGGAAATAAGTTCATGCTTTAAATCAGCCACCCTTTCCTGGCCACTGCTGTCATTTACCAATATAATAATGGCGGCTTCATTATCAGGATAAAGGTAGCACAGGGAAATAAAGCCACATCCATCCCTGCCTGTATGCATAATAAAAGGTAAACCATTGTCTTCCTTATCCAACATCCAGCTTAGCCCCATACTCATGCCATCAGGTTTTGTAAAGGTAATTTTATGACTTAGGTTAATAGCAGGATTTTTCTTGTTTAGGTTAGCCGTAGCATAGGTAAGCATATCTGCTGGTGTCGAATACATGGAAGGCGCTGCTCTGAAACCATTATCAGGAATAAAAGTTAATACTTTGCCATTTTCATCGTGGCCGGCAATAAGTTGTTTTTCTTCTCTTGCAGTCAACTGAGGAGTGGTGTTTACTATTCCGATCTGCTTTTTCAGAAATGAAGTAACAAGCTGATGGTAAGGCATATGGTAGACACGTTGTAATATAGCGATAAGTACCATCATCGCATTTCCATTATAACGGTATTTAGTTCCTGGAATAGTGTCAAGTGTAAACTGGTGCATATCCCTGAACAAGCTATCAACCGTATAAACGCGATAAAAATCCCGGAACGCTTCGGGTTTCAATTTGGTAATGCTGTCAAGATATTTATCATCGTAGTCCCTTGACATGGCGGGTAAAGCTGAGGTATGATTTGCCAGATCTACCAAGCGAACGGGATGCCCCTGATATTGTAAATTAGGGTAGTCACTAGGTAAATACTTACGGATGTCATCGGTTAGTTGTACTTTCTTTTCAATGACTGCCTGGGCAAGCATTATCCCAACAAAAGTTTTTGCGATGGAACCTAGACCAAAAAAGGTAGTATTTTGGCTTAAAGCACCCGTTCCACGATGGAAGGTATACTGATGGGGTATCCCGTTTTTAATTACACCGATAGACAAATCAAAGGTTGCCGGAGATTGCATGTAATGCTCAGCTGCCCGCTGTACCAGGCTGTCAAGCGGCGTTTTTAAGGGGTTGTTGCTCTTGATTACTGCTTCCGTATTAGTCTGTTGCCCATTGCAGTACTGTGATAAAATTATAAGTGCTGTAAGGGTTTTTAAATAAATAGGTTTCATATGGGTATAACAATGTAAAGCTCAAGATAATATTACATAAAATCCTTCTTTTTTCAAAAGTAAATTTATCTTTTCAAACTTATACTGGTATCCCTAAAACGAATGTGGTAAATGTTATCATACAGGCAGATCATAACAGCGTAACTGGCCATCACCGGTTGTCAGCAACAGCTTGTCATGTACCATTATTACGTTGATAATATTACTGCTGTAATCATAGGTATAATCCGGGTTGGTAGTAGGATTGCCATCCAGGTCATATGCGGTAAATGCGATACCCTCTGGCATTACTTCTGCCTTACAATGTAAATCTTTGCTGTCCAGCAATAACAACCTCCCGAACTGGGAAACTATCAGGAGGTTATTATCATCTACAAAAAATACACTGTAGTTGATATTATCCGGTTCAGTAGCAGGAAAATCTTTACTACCATCGAAAATAGCTACCTGATCCTGCTCCGCTATCCTGGCAATTTCAGGGAAGGAGTAGATCGCTAATGGTTCATCATAATGAGGAGCCATAGTAAACTCTTTTCCGGATGGTGCAAAATTGCCCATGATCATATTATCACATTGGGTAAGTTTAGTAAGGGAAACAATACCATCAGTCAGCTGTAACTGCATCAACCTGGATTCCTCCTGGCCCGCCGAGGCTTCCAGCAGGATAATGTGATTGCAGGGGGTAGCATGAAATGCATAGGTGTACTGATGGCTTTCCAGCAGCGGGTAAGAGGCAATTACTTCAAAAGTAGTGACATCCATTACCTGTAGTTCATCCATTTCATTTTCATCACCTGGTAATACATACCAGATCGTTTTATTATCCCTGCTGAAATAACAGGCTGCACCCAGAAACCAGCCCCAGGAGCGATGAGCTACGGAATGTAATACTTCAGTGCCTTCTGCATCGAGAATACGAATATCGGTCATACCTGCAATAGCAATCAGGCGGCCATCAGAAGAGGCTGCGAGTTTACTGCTTACATAGTTCGTATGCTCCCCCTGGATGATTTTTTCCCAAACAATTTCAAGATTTGCATTGAGCTTGGTAATCAGCGGCTGACTTGCAAAGTTCATCAGAATCTCTCCATCGGGTAATGATACTACATTTACCGGATTGGCAGTGAATGTCAGTTTATCTTTTAATGGCAGGTTTATATGCGGAAATTGACTCATGTTTCTTATTTATGTCGTCGCAAAGGTAATATACAAACCACTTTTATGGCAACACCAATCTTTTCCAGTAAATGAATGCTAGGATGGGGTAGATATACTCCCGCAGCAGCTGGTCGATTATTTAGTTTTAAATAAATGAATCGTATAATCCAGCAATTTTTTGTTGCCGTATTCTCCGTGGCCCGGAACAATAATTTTTACGTTTGGATATTCCCGTTTAACTTTTTCAACAGTTTTCTTTGGGCATCGGGGTTAGTACGGTTACGGATATTTGTATGCTACTATTTAACCGTCTTTCCGGTTTTTTTTGTAAATTAGGATGGGCTAAAAAATACGCGATACCAATTCTTTGGTAATACGTTAAAAGTAATGCAGAGCTTATTAAATACTAATCAATTAAATAAGCTGCTGATGAAACAAAACTATCTGACATTTATCTCAATTTTATTACTCCTTGCATGCAATAACAGCTCTAAAACAAGGGGGACAAAGGAAACCACTAAAAAATCACAGGATATGCGCTGTTATTCCGGAAGAATAACAGACAAGGACTGGTATGCCTCAGGTAAAAAGGCGCCTAAGTTTGAAGGCCTGCAAGGTATAAACTTCAGGATTTCAACGAGTAATAAGGAAGTGCAGGAATATTTTAACCAGGGAATGATGTTGCTTTATGGATTTAATCATGCAGAAGCAGCACGGTCTTTTTACGAGGCAGCCCGGTTGGATACTACCTGTGCGATGGCGTATTGGGGTTTTGCTTATGTACTGGGGCCTAATTATAATGCAGGCATGGAAGAAGACAATTTTCAGCGGGCTTATGAGGCAACTGCAAAGGCAAAGTCATTGCGGGCAAAGTGTACGCAAAAGGAAAAAGCATTGATTGATGCATTGACTTACCGTTATGAAATGCCTGCGCCGTCGGACCGTAGCGCCCTGGATAGTGCCTATGCAGCAGCTATGAAGAAAGTATATGCCCAATATCCGACAGACCCTGATATTGGGGCCTTGTATGCAGAGGCATTGATGGATGTCCATCCATGGGACTTGTATGAGAAGAAGACAAAAAAGCCCAGGGCCTGGACGCCGGAATTACTGGCGGTGTTGGAGCACCTGATCAAAATTAATCCGGTACATCCTGGAGCACATCATTTCTATATTCATGCAGTAGAGGCATCCGCTACACCTGAAAAAGCCCTGGCAAGTGCGCGCTCACTGGATACATTGGTGCCCGGAGCCGGGCATTTGGTACATATGCCTTCCCATATTTATATCAATACAGGTGATTATCATCTTGGTGTACTTGGCAATATCCGTGCAGTGCAGGTAGACAGCAGTTACGTAACTGCCTGTCATGCCCAAGGGGCATACCCACTTGCCTATTACCCGCATAATTACCATTTCCTGGCAGCAATGGCAACACTGGAGGGGAATTCTGCATTGGCATGGAATTCTGCAAAAAAACTTCAGGATGATACCGCAGAGGATATTATGCGTTTGCCTGGATGGGGTACTTTGCAACATTATTATACGATAC encodes:
- a CDS encoding serine hydrolase domain-containing protein — protein: MKPIYLKTLTALIILSQYCNGQQTNTEAVIKSNNPLKTPLDSLVQRAAEHYMQSPATFDLSIGVIKNGIPHQYTFHRGTGALSQNTTFFGLGSIAKTFVGIMLAQAVIEKKVQLTDDIRKYLPSDYPNLQYQGHPVRLVDLANHTSALPAMSRDYDDKYLDSITKLKPEAFRDFYRVYTVDSLFRDMHQFTLDTIPGTKYRYNGNAMMVLIAILQRVYHMPYHQLVTSFLKKQIGIVNTTPQLTAREEKQLIAGHDENGKVLTFIPDNGFRAAPSMYSTPADMLTYATANLNKKNPAINLSHKITFTKPDGMSMGLSWMLDKEDNGLPFIMHTGRDGCGFISLCYLYPDNEAAIIILVNDSSGQERVADLKHELISNLLQL
- a CDS encoding SymE family type I addiction module toxin; amino-acid sequence: MKNQPNERKAKLHYKSSERLCHWIKVPWLNLSGIWLQRAGFDIGDSISIAIENRKLIITITRKAPPEKPFWQK
- a CDS encoding helix-turn-helix domain-containing protein gives rise to the protein MTFGEKVTIARKQKKLTQTELADATGTSRDIIGKYERDESKPSIEIAARIAEVLDSSLDFLIRDINREDVLAEKIKQLSPINREYVMAVIEAFEAKEKLQGKR
- a CDS encoding AAA family ATPase codes for the protein MRIAIVGAHKVGKTTLAEELLEHLPGYTLEMEPYYQLEASGYEFSEIPTVEDFIEQFNCSVKLVSKSEGNVIFDRCVIDILAYLHVIDPGRNIQLLFETAQKIIAEIDLLVFVPIEEPDLISGHQTDQPKLRSRVNDLLYDWIGDLSIEAIEVSGTLSNRRDQVLAEISR
- a CDS encoding abortive infection family protein — its product is MEIIAAIEPLYNDLKELGFPKLLNENEFVRITNKLNLTNEFSEASQGIKKSNDPFDFMNFFNKSEDEVLARFLNKQLTISRDHFFKTITNLLENTIPLLQYIPSIDAVIEDLESIGIQTEYIQRLRSAWQKKDADYKQKTHYFTSLLITRSQNIPVQESHYTKLRQDLLNHSVLSPHVPDYIINSPELQHFWEFIKCQGGYRPRREYLNDTLSALISESDQLSAVLAHDLLQKIKVEINLNYINESWSKSLIRLNADPDGAITSARSLLETVCKHILENLNIEYDENLELNKLYKQTATNLNLSPEQHTEQIFKQILGGCQTVVDGLAGIRNKHGDAHGSNSKKLKPSSRHAELAVNLSGSMCKFLLETFSARNNNLSLKV